In Candidatus Terasakiella magnetica, the DNA window AGGTCACGGTTTGTGGCACACGTTCGCCCGGCCATGCAACCGCAGAACTGACATGGGGACTGATCCTATCCTTAACCCGCCAAATCCCCTCACAGTTTCAAAATATCCGCGAAGGCGGCTGGCAAACCGGGTTGGGCTGTGATGTGCGCGGTAAAACACTTGGCATCATCGGATTGGGGCGCATGGGAACTCAGGTTGCCCATATCGGCAAGGCCTTTGGCATGAATGTCATTGCCTGGAGCCGAAACATGAGCGATGAACAAGCCCATGAACAAGGCGCAACACGGGTGGAGAAAGAGGAGCTATTTAAACAGGCTGATATTATTTCCATACATATGAAATACAGTCCTGCGATTAAACATCTTATTGGCAAAGATGAATTATCCCTGATGAAAAAGACAGCCTATCTGATCAATACATCGCGCGCACCAATCATTGATACGGACGCTTTGATCAAAGCATTAAGGGCAGAAGAAATCGCAGGCGCAGGTCTGGATGTTTATGATATTGAGCCTTTGCCCGTCGAGCATCCTTTGCGCACCACACCAAACTGCATCCTCACCCCCCATGTGGGCTATGTCACCAAAGAGACCTATGAGGTCTTTTACGGTGAAACCGTCGAAGCTGTGCGCGCTTTTTTAGAAGGCGCTGAGTTACCCACATTATCATAAAAAATGCCGGACCAGGTGATCGAGGGCTTGAACCTGGTCCGACATTGAAAGGAATGCGAATAACTTAGGGAGATGTCTCTTCGCATTTGAGTGATAGATCGTTTGGGGAGGACCTATGAAAAGAAATATATCGACTAAAGCTGTCATTTAGCTTTCAGCTCGGTGAATATATCTATGATGGCGGTGATGGTTTTGATGAGCTAGCCTATCATATTGCCGGGACTACGATGGGGATCTCTGTTGATGCAAGTAAGGCTGGGGTTGCCCAATTCATCAGTGCTGAAATGGGCAGTGATGTCATTACTGGCATTGAATATATACATGCAACCAGTTTCAATGACATTTTGAGAGGCGATGATACTGGTAACAATTTTGGTACTCGAGCAGGTGATGATGTCATTTATACAGGGAATGGTAACAATATCGTATGGGCCCATGCGGGCAATGACATCCTCTCGGGCGGTTCTGGCAACGATACTCTGATCTATGATGCAGAAGATATCACCACGGTGAACGGTGGTGCTGACAATGAGATTCTTTCCTTCAAAGCGGCAGGCGAAAGCCTCGACCTGTCCACTATTGTAGATACGGTTTGCATAAACCTTGAGGCCATTGACTTGACAGGCTCAGGTAATAATTCTTTGGCATTCGACATCAGCGATATCCTCGCCATCAATGAAGGTGCAAACGGCTTTATGGCAGGCACAAATTAT includes these proteins:
- a CDS encoding D-2-hydroxyacid dehydrogenase family protein; the encoded protein is VTVCGTRSPGHATAELTWGLILSLTRQIPSQFQNIREGGWQTGLGCDVRGKTLGIIGLGRMGTQVAHIGKAFGMNVIAWSRNMSDEQAHEQGATRVEKEELFKQADIISIHMKYSPAIKHLIGKDELSLMKKTAYLINTSRAPIIDTDALIKALRAEEIAGAGLDVYDIEPLPVEHPLRTTPNCILTPHVGYVTKETYEVFYGETVEAVRAFLEGAELPTLS
- a CDS encoding calcium-binding protein — protein: MGISVDASKAGVAQFISAEMGSDVITGIEYIHATSFNDILRGDDTGNNFGTRAGDDVIYTGNGNNIVWAHAGNDILSGGSGNDTLIYDAEDITTVNGGADNEILSFKAAGESLDLSTIVDTVCINLEAIDLTGSGNNSLAFDISDILAINEGANGFMAGTNYAVTDNLLIIDGNAGDTLTANGVWSDTTTDVSLVLDGSTSESYSVYQSNDGTATVVLNDQVSLI